A region of the Cannabis sativa cultivar Pink pepper isolate KNU-18-1 chromosome 3, ASM2916894v1, whole genome shotgun sequence genome:
GTTGCTTTGAAGGAAAGGTTTAAGAGTTTCAATGCTTGTTTCGAAGATATTTATAGAATTCAAACAGCTTGGAAGGTTCCAGATTCTCAGCTTCGAGAAGAGCTTCGAATATCTATATCGGAGAAGGTTATTCCGGCTTACCGTTCGTTTATGGGGAGGTTCGGTAGTCAGCTTGAAGGTGGAAGGCATGCTGGGAAGTACATAAAGTATACACCTGATGATTTAGAGAACTATTTGTTGGATTTGTTTGAAGGAACACCTTGTGTTATTCACCATCTGAGAAGAAAAAGTACATAGAATGAATACAGGGGCTAATGTAACAAACAGGTAATCCCCATTGCTTTATCTGAGGTTTAATGGTTACACAAATCCCATGTTGAATGTAGTTGATCTATACGCTATTTATGTTGCTGGTGTTGATGTTTTAAAACACaggtttttttgttaaaaattatccCCCATGCCCTCCTTTATATACTGTAATAATTTTTGTACATGGTTTATAGATTctagtttttttctttctttctcattttcctttcttttggcctttttttttatgtgtgtGCATTTTGATGGTACATGTATTTTACTGACATGATTTGCCATCAGCTTTGGAGTGATTCTTGGCTTGATCGGCCTCTGTATATTATAATCTCTCCCGGAAAGAACAACCAAAATCTTTACTTTGTATATTGTGATATCCCAGAAAGAATCACAACAAGAACCTTATACTGTTTGGTTTGGGTTTTGTCTTCTTAAACCCATTATCAGTCATTTGtaataattagttttcttaATAATGGTATCTAAAGAAACATCCAAGATATGTAGCTTGTTCAATTTGAAGAAATAATAGTGTAGTTTTCTTGTCCCCAAATATTGAGAAGTTTTTATAAACTTCTTGTATCTAATTGTTAGATCATACTAGAGAGTTAGAGATCTATTTTTTGATTTAGTCATATAACCCATGATCGGAAATTCGAATTTGGTATTTGTTAAGAACAGAGCAAAATATCAACAAAGGGCCTACTTCAAGTGGAAAGCTATGGAGTATGGAGTCTTATTTAGGTGAAGAGGGGATAAATATAAGTTTCATTGTTTTGCTATAACCAATGATGAAGCATATCACTTATTTGAATTGAAAATCTACCTACCAAGTTACATAATTGTAGTTTGgcagaaaaagagaaagaaaagttACATGATTGTGCTAATTATTTCTAATCCCACGTGAATCTGTCTGTGCTCTGTGGTTTAAGATGATTATATATCTGTATGTGACCTTGCTATATAGTACGAGTTTAGATATGTAGTCTTATCCAATAGTACACCTTTCTCAATCGCTTGGTAATAGGATTAGGACCAGTCTAGCTGTGTTGAAAAAGGCAATTCTACACCATTTTCTCACTTCTCTCATAGCCCAACAACATGGATTAAGCTACAAAACCCCACTTGGTTGATTCAAGTACTAACAAAGAAGTTCCCATGTCTGGTACTGAAACTGATAACTCATCAAAATTATGTTGTTAGATGGTTTTTACAGTTGGGATTAGACAATATGGTATCATTGTTGGTGTGCTTGGTTTGGTGGGCTGTCTGTGATTTGTTTTTAATTACATACCAATATATATAGTTGTGGCTAAAATAAAATCAAGACCCATTTGTAGCATATAGCAGAAGACCAACCAAGGCCCCCCAAACTCAAAGATTTACTCATTAGGTTTGATTGTCAGGCCATAAGTCGTTTTGGTGGTTAGTTGGTTTTCTAAAGACATGAGAGTTTGCAccccaaaaaatgaaaaaaagtaCTTTGCCTAAAACACTAGATTATGCTAGTTGACCTTTCATAATGAAATGTTTATTATACAAGACAAAGTCTCAAGACTAATGACCCAACTAGAAACCAAATTAATGACTATGATAACTCCGTATCAGGTAAGTTAAGAGACCCAGAAACCCATTATTAAAAAGAGGAAAAAGGTTTAGATAAGTTTTCCCAAGTCTCCATTGGTTTTGATGAAACTTTGTCTAGTCACACCCGTACAATAAGAAAAGTTGGCTTCTTACTTCGAAAGCATTATCCTAATAGAGATTTCACATCGTCCAATACGTTTGAAGATTCATTAAATGGACTATTAGGCCAATTAGCATTTGACATCAACAAAGTATCTTCTTAAAGTCATCGTCTTAAAGAAGAAGTAGATAAACTTGGAGGTTGTAACCTGTGAGGAAAAATATCAAAGATTCACGTGAAAAGAAAAATACCAGAGCCATATAAGTTAAATGACACAGAACAAGGTGaatacttttatatataatatagcatAAATGAAGATGGAAGAATGTTCCTCTTATTATAAATATAGCTTAACATACAAACATTTTAAAAAGAACCATATTGAACATGGATGGCTTAATTACAGGGGCCCTTCTATGTTACAGTGATGACCATACTCAAGCCATACTCAATATTCACCTAACAAAACAAGCACAGGTCAAaagcaaaaccaaaaaaaaaagaaaaagaaaaattaatcatCAGGGAAATGATTTGCTTCCTCTTAAACCCTGCTGTTCTGGGGCAGGGGTAGAACACCATCGAAGAAATCACCGAAGTAGCCTCGTGGTTCATGAACTAGCCTTGAGATGATATCTCTGAGTGTAATTACACCTCCTATGTTTCCGTCATCATCAACAACGTATACTCGATGAATCTTCTTGGCGTCTAGCAACAAAATTAGTTCTTTGATTGTCTGATCTTTTTTGCATGTAACCATTTCACTTACTGGCGAAGCCTCTTCGTGCTTCTCCATGTAGCTCCGAACGGCTGTTAGGAAGTTCTTAGCCGTTATAGATCTGTTATTACAAGCCAAATCAGTGTCAATATGAAACACAAGTGACTAAGCAAAGAAACTTAACAAGGCTCGGTGTCTTAAGTGAAAGAGAAGGGTTTTCAGAACCAATGCAACGAGATCAGCACAACACTCCATTTTAAGCAATGACCAATCCAGAATCAGAATCTAAACAATACATAATGGACTAAAAGTGTACTGATTAGACGATTTTTCATATAAAAGCAGTTTTAACTCTATAGTTGCTTCTCTTTTATTGAACTTAAGAGAAAGGAGTCAATTTGGATCATGCAATTTAAGCCAAGTTCAAGGTAGAATGTAACGAAAATCTTGTCATAAAAAACAGACGTTTCTGAAATTTGGTGggccttgaaaaaaaaaaattgggacctttataaaaaatatgtactacaaaattatgtatatttttaaaaggaaaatattttctttttgggCTAGGTGGGCCTTAAGTGCAGGCCTAGTCCACCTTAGCTCAGGCACGACCCTGATCAAAAAGCTCCTTCATAACATCAACAATTGTTTAGTGTTCAAGTTAATAGGTCCTTCTGATTCCTATATCAAAAACAAATTCAAtgacaaaaatatataattttgagcTTATATTTCAGCTACTCACCTATAATCATGGTAAATCTCAGGTGCTGTAAGCAAGAACTGAATATCTCTTAAGCTTATGTTTCCTACTGCTTTGTTGCCACCATTTTCAATTACAGGTACCCCACCAATCCTCTTTTTCCTCATCAGCTTAAATGCTTGTAACACTGGTTCATCTTCATAAACCTATAAGAAGAACAACAACAATCAgcatttgaaataagaaaacAACAAATACTGTAAATCTTTTTagttttgagagagaaaatttGTGCACCTTGATGAGACGATCTCCAGTCACCATTGGGAGACCCACTTCAGAGAGTTTTTTTGTACCCCAATTTTCAAACCAATGAAGACCAGCACATTCTGCTAACATGTGAATCACCGAGGATTGCGTGATGACATTTTCAATCTTACCTTCACCCAAATCAACTACGAAAATACTCTTCATCTTGTACTTGGAAAGCAGCAAAAGCATTGTCAGGAACGAGTTTGATGTCTGCAAAGCAAGAAATGGAGCCCATCGGAATGACCCCGAGATGTCTCGAACCTGTAAAATAGACAAATATgcataataataagaaaaaagccTAAGGTATTAATTCAACAATGAAAATATATCTCGGTTTGAAATGTTAGTAATATAACCGTTGTATTCTTATAATATTCAGATGCAGTCAGATGCTCGAAAAAGTTTCCAGAGGTTGTTGCAGCCGAGTCAGGGCCTAAGACTCCAAGTTCAAACAAAGAAGTCACTCCATTAGCTGCTGCTGCAAGTGCAGTTCCAGTATTTGGACTATGTGGACTCCTTGGAGATGGAGGTTCCGACTGATACACATTAAACACAATATTTTTACTTCTCATGAAGAGAAAATATcaggaaaagaaaaagacacTACCAGTGACAAAGCCAGTATGAAAACATTATAGGGGCCATTTTTCTTTCATaagattataaatatataataaatatagtgCATGATAATACCAGTAAAGACAACAATGTTTTCAgcatttgaaaaaattataaccaagttttttttatataatggtTTACATTATAGTTGTAGTAAGCATTCCACCCGTTTTCGAAAAATTCTAAACAATTTACAATATCAAAAATAGAGTTTAAACATTCAGTTGTAAGCgtgctttgtttgtttttgtatCAACTTGTTTTCGACactaaaaattattctaaattttttgaaaaataggtgGAGTGTGTGCTATAACTATTAATATTCACAGTCATATAAGAAAATTTGAATTATAATTTCTCTAAATGCTAAAAATAGAGACATCCCTAGTGATATCCCTATGGCTACCCACTTTCCCCCTAGCTCAACTATGCCCCATGATAATGCAACTATATGGTTGCTATTTTTCAATGCAGAATAAAGAAAACTTGAGCAAGAAACAATATTTATCAGCATCGAAATCACTCTTCTGCAACAATTTAAAAGAATATGTAGATTGAAATATTCAAGAGTAAATGGCATTTAAATTTGGTAGGCTTGCTAACCTGATGCAGAATCCATACAACAATTCCAGCAAACTCTACTACACCAATGTATCTATCAATCCAACTAGCATCCTCAGCTGCATCAACATCTACAACAGGTGCACTAAGGATTTTGTGTTCGGACAAAATCTGAACAGCCTCAGCCAAGGAAGTATCTGATTTTATCTCAATCACTGTATACAACGATAGCAATTCAAAACATGAATTAACATCATAAACAAGTACAACCCATTAGAAACTtctcaaaacaataataatccaCTTTTGGGACCCCAAAATCGTTACAGATCACTATGTCTTCAGCTAATCAATAATAATCCCAGATCAAATTTTCTTTTCTCAATATCTATATTATTGTTCAAATTCGGAACTTGATCATCAATCAAGAAATATTAACCAAACCCAGTTAGCATAAAacatttttaagtttaaaagaTGAAAAATTGATGCATGGTTACCTTGATCAGAAGGAGCTGGAGGAAAAGCTGAAACTGGTATGCTCTCAAAACAAGCATTGAGTTTGTCATTAGGACTGAGCTGTGGCTCCTGCGTGTCCCATAGATCCTCCACTTGCATACCCAATTTCGCTTCTGGGCTTCTCGGACTCGGACTCTGTTCACCCACCACCGCTTcacccatctctctctctctctctctctctctcttctctctctctctctctttctctctctttttctctattATGCGATAGTGTGAATCAGACAAAGGTAGAATCCAATACCATTAATACactgaaataaataaaagggGGGGCTAGGCTATCGTATTAAAAGTACAATGGGGTCCACGTGTGTAATTGTGAACCATCGATCTAGACCGTTGAAAGTGCAGAGTTTTACACGTGGCGGGTTGTTTTGATGGGGTCAACTGTTGTGAATTATTGTTCCGCTTATGTTTATCCGATTTgtcttattataataattattgttttagaggAAGTATAGAGCTTATCCGGATTTCAATCCCAGCCATAATGGTGGGCTATTCTATAGGGCGGTTCTCATAATACGGTGGACTATGACAATATCAAATTTCACAAAGTAACagacattaaataattaattttccacCAAAACAAGATAATAaggctaattaaaatttttctcagTTGAATTTTAACATGTAGTAAATTATGTCATTTGAATTTTTAAGGTCGTTCAAAATACCCcttgaattattgagattgttggatttaaggatttttgtataatttcatgcaattttactatttcagtgattatttatatactaaaccatgctctccggactttgatatctaccaaattatacCTTTCGAATATTgacataaattaaattatggcccctgaactttcatccatgttagacttttttactaaaattaaaaaaaaaatccttaaatccaacaatctcaatagtttaggaaatatttttaacgaccttaaaagttcaggaggcataatttggtatatgtcaaagttcaggagacaaaaattataattagccaataataataataaataaattatgaaaTAACAAATATAAGTgagtttaaaaatattattaccattcaaaaaaaaatattattatatatttttttttttgataaatctaaAATTTCATTGCACAAAGTCtaaattttttttgacaaaCTATAAGCACTAAACCATACTAGGTAAGGCCTTTGATGTCTATACAAATTTACAATGTATGAATCcactcttcattttttttttgctaactttttttTGGCCGTACAAGTTGTTTGACATTTTCTTTTaggctaattatgattttttttcccttgaactttgacatgtaccaaatcatatcccttgaacttttttggccgttaaaaattctccctgaactattgagattgttagatttaaggacttttgtctaatttcattcaattttactgttttagtgattgtttatgtactaaaccgtactcctcagactttgatatctaccaaatcatgcttctcaaactttgatatgtactaaatcatgcctcctgaactttcatcaatgttagaatttttttactaaaattagacaaaagtccttaaatctaacaatctcaatagttcaggagggatttttaacggcaaaaaaagttTAGGGGACATAATTTAGTACTTATCAAAGTTTCGGGGGAAAATCATAATTAGCCTTTCTTTTATTTGTTTGGTCACCTGGACAGCATTTGGAGTTTTCATGTGCCATATCACCTTATTTCTGCTTTTCCAGATGTTGTAGACAAGGCTGGCAAGGGCTGCAGCCATGACTTTCCTCTAAAATTTGCTCACTTTAATTCTTTGCATCCACCTAGTTAGACTAGGTAAGCTTAGGGCTGTGCATGGGTTGTGCTAGGCCGACCAACCCGGCCAACCCAACCCGAAAGTGGGCCGATCAGCCTATTTTATTATGGGCCGAAATTTCATTGGGTGGAAAACTTATCAACCCGCATAGAATGGGTCGGAATCGGGCTGGGCTTTTTGTGGCCCAACGAACCCAACCCAACCCGTGTGTctctattaataaaaaatattatatatataaggaaATCTTACAAACTCAAACCCCTAACCCTAACATACTCTTCATCTGCCTCCTTCCCTCTCTAAGGCCAACTCACTATTCCATGACCCCAACCAAACTAGATCGACGTCTCACACTCACTCTGCCTTCGTTCCTTTCTATCATCGACACTAGCCATACCTGAAGCATATTCCATCTCTCATCGCTTCTATCAATTCCCTCAATCCCCTCTCTCGTCTCTTCAACTTCCAACTTGAGCCAAGAAAGCGCATACACACACATGCAGATTCGTCAATGGCATAGGTAAGCATCTCCTCTATCAAATtccttcttttatatttttttgggttttgtacatttgttttgattttctttttgttgttATGTTTCATCGAGAAAAATTGGTTTCTTCAGATCCATTTAGCCAATGGGTTCTTCTAACTTTGGGAGGAGAAGAAAGTTTCTTACCGGAGCACCTCGTCAATCTCAATGAAAAACCCCAATGGTATATCAAAACTTCATAGCTACAAAATACGAGGGGGAAAGTAATTTTGGGTTATAGAAAATGAGAATTTTTGAAACAtgggtttttatttttctctgatGATCTGTAGGTTTTTGCAAGTGAACCCCAAAGGAAGTGTGGTGATGTTTGATGGCAAATGGGTATCTTATTGTGATGTTATAGTTGGTATTCTTGAGGAAAAATACTCTCAATTTTCTTTCACTGCTAAATAGATATCATATATAAATCCTTTACATTTGATATTTGTGTTTGTCTTGTGAATGTGTAACTGACTTATATTAGAATGGAATTAGGGTCCAAAGCATCAGAGAAGATAATGAAAACATAGATCACTATCTAATTGTTTGGACTTTGGGTAGtgattgtattaattatttttgatgtaATTGCTttttgtttgaatttttttttttttatgtttttgtcttattttgaattttattagtTTCTATGTTTAAACTCTAAATTTTTATTGGTAAAAACAAGGGTTTTAACCCGACCCAACCCAAACCAACCCATGATATGTTGGGTTGGGTTGGATTGGATTGGGTTATGCAAAAAGTTTATAATGGGTTATAATTTAATAGGCAGATCTCATTGGGTTGGCCCACTAAAATAGCTTCAACCCGGTCAACCCAACCCATGCACACCCCTAGGTAAGCTCTTATCTAATTGCCTCCAATCTAGCCATTTTGCAATCTCTAAGAAACAGTGCATTGTCCAGCAGCAGCCAAAGAAAAGGTGATCCTTTGTCTCCTCTTGATTGCTTCAGAATATACAATCAATATTATCTTCAATGCCAAATCTGTACAATCTATTTTTAGCCTAGGTTCTGGGTCGATTTCATAGTTGTTTTCTCTGTTAATGTTACCTTTTGGAAtcgttttacgcttgattttccttTTAGGTCCCCGAGGCATTAGAGTTCAAATTGTATCAATTGTTGAAAAGACAGGGCATTCTAGAGAAAAATCTGTTGAAACTGTCAAAAACgcttcagtagtcgcgaccaccatAACCCATGGTCGCGACCTAGGTCGCGTACGCGGCTAGGTAGAgagcttgttttttttttctcactttgcctatggtcgcgactaggcttTATGTAGTCGCGACTATGGGCAAA
Encoded here:
- the LOC115711284 gene encoding SNF1-related protein kinase regulatory subunit gamma-1 → MGEAVVGEQSPSPRSPEAKLGMQVEDLWDTQEPQLSPNDKLNACFESIPVSAFPPAPSDQVIEIKSDTSLAEAVQILSEHKILSAPVVDVDAAEDASWIDRYIGVVEFAGIVVWILHQSEPPSPRSPHSPNTGTALAAAANGVTSLFELGVLGPDSAATTSGNFFEHLTASEYYKNTTVRDISGSFRWAPFLALQTSNSFLTMLLLLSKYKMKSIFVVDLGEGKIENVITQSSVIHMLAECAGLHWFENWGTKKLSEVGLPMVTGDRLIKVYEDEPVLQAFKLMRKKRIGGVPVIENGGNKAVGNISLRDIQFLLTAPEIYHDYRSITAKNFLTAVRSYMEKHEEASPVSEMVTCKKDQTIKELILLLDAKKIHRVYVVDDDGNIGGVITLRDIISRLVHEPRGYFGDFFDGVLPLPQNSRV